The Betta splendens chromosome 2, fBetSpl5.4, whole genome shotgun sequence nucleotide sequence TACAACAGGACAATGACTCACTGTTTTGTAAAGGTGTCTCCAGGATAAGCTCTTATTTAAGACGTCAAGCGTGACAGTCAGTAACAGGTAGAAGGGCCTCAACCTGAACCAAACACATGATAACATGTCTGTACTCACTGTGGTGCGTAGGACATGGAAAGGCAAACGAAGTAGCCGCTGGACACGGAGAAGACAACCATGatgacagcaaaaacagcatCGTGGGAAAAGTAGACAGGAAGAAAGCTGCGGGGCTGGACGTTGCAGAGCATGAGCAGAGGAATGAACACCACCCTGGAGACAACCAGCGCTGGGAACAGGCGAGACTCTTTAcgaggctgcagaggaaaaagtaAAATCAGCGGTGGATATTCCCAGATACACAATCTCTCATCGGACATGTTAAACTGCACCAAAACACTGTTGAACTTCCATATATGGAAACTTGGTTAAAGTGGATAGTACCCACTAAACACTAGCACCACACAGCACTAAAGCACCCGACCCTGAAGGTGGATGTGGCCACAGGACGTTATTGACAGGCAGGCGTGGCTGTGTACAATCAGCAAGGAACAGTAAACAAAACGAGACCAAGATGTGCTGACACTGAGGTTCCTTTTCCCAGGTTCTGCTATACAGgcatcatgacacacacacgcaacgtCCTAAACCAGTTTCATCTGACTATTCATTCACTGAGTCAAAGACTAATGCAGCATCTCAGCTCATTGCTTCCCTAGAAAAGATCTGCACTATTTTTAGAAGTTTTTGGAAATTACAGATACTGGGGAACTAGCGTGAAACCAAGCGCGTCAGGTCCTCACCCAGCGTATCAGCGTGGTGATGGTGCGGCCGAGCCAGTCGTTGAAGTTGAACATCAAGAAGCAGCACACGGAGATGAAGAAGCGCTCTGACGAAAGAATAGAATGGAGAGAGTTAGAAACGTGCTAGACACAAGACAGACGGTGGTTTGTGGCGAATGCTGCGGCGACGCATCGTACCCCATCTCCCCGGGAACGTGGTTCTGGTATCAGCGGTGACCGCCGGGAACACAGACAGAGTGACCGTGAACACAAAGGTCACGCAGAACGCCATCACCCAGATCTACGGATGGCAAACGCACAGTGTGACACCCGGTCCgtcgcagctcctcctcctccgctcaaCAGTTCGCCCGTGGCACCGAAGCGCCTCACCTTTTTGAAGACCTCGAAGACCGAGGCCTTGGCCGGCGccggctccagctgctccagctccaggaagGCCTGCTTGGTGCCGTCTGTGCTGGACTCGGCCTCGGCCTCCTCAGCCGGGCCGCGCTTGGCGGCGCCGTTCGCGTGGCAGCTGGGCTTGCCGTTCTCCACCGCGCTGCTCTCTGGAGGTAAACGTGTACACAACACCTTCACATATCTGGAGCGTTATGCGTATTGCTCCTTTAGGACAGCTGGTTTAGTGAATTACAAGGAGCAGCCGCATGTGTGAGTCTAACAGGCTGCGTCTTTGTCCAGGCGCTGCTTATTAAATAGGGTCAACCGCTTTAACGAGATAATGCTCCACTGAATAGATGTGATTCAAGCTGACTGCGACAGACACAAACCTCCACTGAGCAGAAACGCAAACAGCCTGTCACACAAGCGGTTGATGTTGCTAATTCTATCAAGCGCTCCACACACACGCGAATGGACACGACGCTGAACCGCAGGGTGTGACGGGGAGTGTGTGGAAGTGCAGGCTCTCACCCGTCAGCAGCTCCTTTGTGGCGCCGGCCTCGTACTCTCTGCTCTTGTTCAGATAATGCTGAGCAAACTTCTGCGTGGAAACACCCGACAACATGAATTAGGCTTTGCAGCTTGTTGAGCTAATCCATGCAGACGTCATTAGAAAGAAAGGGCGAGTTTAGCGGGGTTCCAGTAAGTATCTGCAACATTTTTCTCACCAGGTCTGACAAATGAACTGTTTAATCCACAGCTGTAACAAACTTAGCCTTTAAGAGCTGTAAATTCCATCAAAGGGCTCGTGTTTTGGTTCACTGAGGGCACTTTACGATCTGAAGCAAACGCTCAGGTTTATTCTTATGCTCTACTATCAATACTTTAACAGTGTGGAGTCAAATGAACTGCCAGAATCCAGGGACCAACACTAAGAGTGACTGAATACCAGGGAGCTCACTGACCAGGCAGGGCAGAAGCAGGTAGCTGAAGAGCGTGACCAGTGTGCCCACGCACGGCGTGATGAAGTAACCCAACGCTGCGGACTCTGAGTCAGCATCACCTGAGTGACAAACAAGAGGACAGAGTTAGGCAGGAATCTGGAATCCGACACATGGCCCACTGTTACAACGAAGCCAATGTAAGCCGAGGCGACAGTGTGTTGTGCGGCGTCATGCTGATTTGACTAGCTTTCCATTTATTGGTAAAGCTTCTGTTACTAGGCAACGGGGGAAGCTGGCACTTGGcctagacgtgtgtgtgtggctcactGGCTATGGCTAGCAGCATGGCGACGGCAGCGAAGGTCCCGGCGAGGCCCTGGCCGCTCATGAAGATGGTGCTGTACTTCTGCGGCAGCAGACCCACCAGGCCGAAGAGGCTGCCCTGCAGGACGGCCCCGAAcgctggggggaggaggaggaggcgtcacCACAACAACACTCCACTGAGATGCTCCTTTACAGCTTTCACTCGCACATCCACTCACAGTTGATGAACCAGATTGTAGCCATGGTAACTGAGAAGAAGAGGTCCTCTTCCATGGGCACTTTAACCAGCACTgctgtgaggatgaagagcagcaggatgaaaacGAGGCTCCCTGCGACGCGCACGGCCTCCGATATCCTGAAACGCAACCAGTCGACACACGGACATTAGAGATTTAAACCCACACGCAGAGTTCTGCATCAGACTGtataattaaaaaacacaaaatcatatGGGCAAGTCCTCATTTACTAAACATTATGGGCGGCCTCTGACCTCTGGTAGAGGAACGAGTTGAGCAGGGTGAACAGCAGCAGGGGCAGCTGGGACAAGAGAGTCATCCAGTTGTTGAAGTAGTACTCTTTGCGGACCACCTGTGTGTTGTTGACCCACTCTGTTGTGTTCAGGCGACCTTGGAAATACTGCAAAGCCACAGGAAACGGATCCGGTGTTACAGCAGATCATCACAGTCACTTCAGCTACAGTCTGTTAGTGTAATTACCGAACCAACCAGGATACAGTTTGTGGTCGCAGTCAACATTAAGCCATGTTTTCATCAATTCAACTGAGGAGAACAATACTGTATTAATGCAGGTCTCACGTGATGCGTTGCTGGAGTCCTACAGTGGCTGTGACGCCACTGAGTCCAGCACACACTGGGGCACACGTCAGACCGCCTGCACCCATTGTTTCTGTCTAAGCCTGCACACGAGCAGCGAGTTGGCACGATTCATCATGCAGGCGCCAAAGCAGCATTTTTCCTTTGGGTTTAAACGGCCCAGTCACCGAACCAGAACTAAACACCTTCCATAGTAATGTAGCGTATGTTGTTATGTAGTTAGAGTATTAGCATCTCTGTAGCCTCACCTGTAAGTAAGCCTTTCAATTAGGAACATTCAGTTTTCTATAGTCCTACGGTAAAGTTAAACTCTTCTGTCTAAATTGAACCTGCAAGAAGTGACAAGACTGGCTAGATTCATGTTGGGTGAGGTGTGAAAAACTTTAAAACGGCCCTTGAAATGCAGGTATGTGACGGTATGCATGTGAAATGAAGCGTGACTTTAACAGCTACTTAGATTTAACCACATAGTTTCCCGAGTCATATGATAAAACCATGACAACCTATGGAATCCTGCAGACCGTGACTCTGAATCGCCCTCCGGAAAGACCATCAGCAAATCACGTTGCTGCATAATACCACCTGACTAATCCAATTTAACCTCAACATGTACATATACTGGGTCATGCTCAATAAACGGTTTGACCATTAACAAGGTTGAAGAAAAACCCTTTGATACCGATGAGCTGGACACTTAGTGACTCAAGGGATTAGGTGTTTGCTGTGGTTTTACCAGTGAAGCGGTCATGAAGAAGTTCCATGGCAGCAGAGTTCCCAGGCCCAGAATGAAGAAAATGATTCCCACCAAACAGCCTCTGcagggacacagacagacacacgttACACACAGCGTTTCCATCTGGTCAAATGTTTATCACTCAAATTCAGTAACacaggaagaaagaagaaaaaaacacacaaactgtgacAGAGAGCAAAACAACATCGGAAACTATGGTTGAGAGCGAACATGAAGAAGTGAAAGTGTCTGGTTCCTCTCTGGTTCTACTCACCGGTCCTGAGGAGCCCCCGTCCGGCCCTTCATCCTGGTGTAGGACGTTCTGTGCGGGCAGCAGGAGAGAAAGTCGGTCAGACACATCTTCACAGATTCTTAGGCTTGTGCCGTGTGTTCCACACGCTCCTCCGATAAGGTCTCTCCAACTTGAGACGCAGGAATCCATCCACATTCTGGAAAGTAGCTGTGAGCAGCTGACCCAGTAAATCTACCCCCAGGGCTGTTCTATGGTACAGGGGTGTGACATGAGCCGCGCTGATAGCACTTCCATAAAGGATAggatgtatttatttactgtacggCATCAGGTTTGAATGTGTATATGCACAAATCAGCAGTTTCATGTGCATTTCTAATGACTGTTCTTAATTAGAGCACACGCACAACCAGTGAGCGTATACTGTGTACATTACTCATTATTCCCAGCAGACGCTCcttgagcacacacacaaacaatgcaTCGTTCTTTGGAGAGAGGCCCGAACCTCAGCCTCAAAGAGCGGACTGTACTGGCTCGCTCCCAGCATAGCTGCCGGCTGCTCTGcatgcagcgcacacacaacGCAGCTTTAGTGGCTTTTTCCTGCTTTTAGGAGCAGCTTCCTAAAATGGAGCACATAACGCAGCAGATCGCGCTCGCGCCGCG carries:
- the LOC114851350 gene encoding equilibrative nucleoside transporter 2 — translated: MKGRTGAPQDRGCLVGIIFFILGLGTLLPWNFFMTASLYFQGRLNTTEWVNNTQVVRKEYYFNNWMTLLSQLPLLLFTLLNSFLYQRISEAVRVAGSLVFILLLFILTAVLVKVPMEEDLFFSVTMATIWFINSFGAVLQGSLFGLVGLLPQKYSTIFMSGQGLAGTFAAVAMLLAIASDADSESAALGYFITPCVGTLVTLFSYLLLPCLKFAQHYLNKSREYEAGATKELLTESSAVENGKPSCHANGAAKRGPAEEAEAESSTDGTKQAFLELEQLEPAPAKASVFEVFKKIWVMAFCVTFVFTVTLSVFPAVTADTRTTFPGRWERFFISVCCFLMFNFNDWLGRTITTLIRWPRKESRLFPALVVSRVVFIPLLMLCNVQPRSFLPVYFSHDAVFAVIMVVFSVSSGYFVCLSMSYAPQLVDPKDAETAGALMTFFLALGLSIGAALSFLLRALV